The genomic stretch ATGTCACAGAATCTCGCGATCCTGGTCGAAGTTCTGGGGCGCGCCCTCAAGCTCGATCGCCAGCCGGAGGAAAGCCTTAGCGCCTACGCGGCGCGGCTGCTGGCCGTCATGGAAGGACTTGATCCGCAGCAGCGCAGCAACCTGCAGAAGCTCCTGTATCAAAGCTTTGCGGGTCTCCAGCTGCGAACACTTCTGGAGGCGTTTCGCAATCCCGCCGGCCCTGAAGCGGCCACGCTCAGCGTTTATCTCGAACTGTACCGGCAAAAGGAAAAGGATCTCGCAGCCCGTTCCGTTGTCGGCTCCTATCAGCAAAATGACGGAGACAGACCCGCAAACGATGGGACCCGAACCTCTGCAAGAGGAGCGGAGCTGCAACAGGATCTGACGCGCGGGGGCCGGGCTGTGGCGTCAACGAATGCCAATGCGGCGACGGTCAGCACAAATGCGGCTGGGGTCCTCCCTGGAAGACAAGGTGTTCAGCTGGCAGGTGCCGCTGGTCAACCAGTTGCAGGCGTTACCAGCAAGGTCGCTGCCGAGATCGCCGTGAGCCGGTCGGTATCATCGCAATCCGCAGTTTCGCCCGCTAGTCCTGCAACAGATCAGCCAAATCGTCCTGCCGCTCGGCCGATTCTTTCGACCGCGCCGACAGATGCCGGGATTTCACCTGCGCTGGCCAAAGCGGCGCAAGACACCAAATCACCGGAGATGATTGGCCGGATCCCGGTGTCTGGCAGCGACGACAGGGTGGGCGTGGCCAGGAACGCCGCTGGAAATGGGGCGGGACCGATTGAGGACCTGCACCGCAAGCAGCTGGAGATCCGCTCTGGCAATACTGAATCCATCCGTGAGACAGGGCGCACCCAGCCCGAAGGTTCCTTGCGTTCTGCAGCCAGCCGGGGCGAAGCTTTGCCGGTTCAGTCGAGCTTCCGACAGTGGAGCGAGGCGATGCGTTTGCAGATGCCGAGCGGGAATGCTGGTGGGGCCGAGAAGGGGACGAATACGCTCATTGCGTCACTGATGAACATGGTCGGACCTGGATCTGCCGCCGAAGCCAAACCGGTCGGTCAGCAAGGACCCACGGTTATCACCCGTGACAGCGTGATCGAGGATGCGATCAGGCACGAAATGGCCGAGCTGCTGCCCGAACAGGATGGCGAAACGACCACGATAGCGGCAAAGCCCGGTGGATTCGAAGAAAAGGTCATGGTTGCACTGACGGCTCAGGGTCAGGAGGCTGCCCAGTTGCGGCTCCCGCAACCTTTGCCCGGTCAAGCCATGCCCTTCGTCACCTATCTCTTTGTCGACGACGAGCCCGATAACCAGTCACCTGAAGCGGAAGAAGAAAGATCGCGTGAGGATGATCAGGGTGGCTCTTCCAGAGGCGATGGGGAAAACGTAGCCGACGACGGGTCCGAGGGAGCCGAAGAGGAAAGTCAGACTGCGATGACATTATCTCCAGTTGGCGAGCTCCCAAAGGATACCGACAGAAACTCGGGTCTGCGGGACGATTTCGAAGAAGGATACGGCCGTTTGTCCGCGTCAGCTGCGACGGATGGCGCTGCAGGGCTCTATTTTCGCATGATCGACTGGGCCTGAGGCAGGCAAGGGGCAAAGAAAAACCCGCCGGGATCGCTCCCGGCGGGTTCTTTGTATTCACCTAACAGCGATTAGTCGTTGTTGCGGTTCTTCAGGGCGGCACCCAGGATGTCGCCGAGCGATGCGCCCGAGTCGGACGAACCGAACTGAGCCACAGCTTCCTTCTCTTCTGCGATCTCGAGAGCCTTGATCGACAGCATCACCTTACGGTCCTTCTTGGAGAAGTTGGTGACGCGTGCGTCGACAACCTGACCAACCGAGAAACGCTCAGGACGCTGCTCGTCACGGTCGCGCGACAGGTCGGCGCGACGGATGAAGGAGGTGATGTCGTCATGGTTGACGAGCTTCACTTCGATACCACCATCGTTGATCGCGATGACTTCGCAAGAGACAACGGCATTCTTGCGCAGGTCGCCGGAAGCGGCGGCTTCGCCGACCGAGTCCTTGCCGAGCTGCTTGATGCCGAGCGAGATGCGCTCCTTCTCCACATCGACGTCGAGAACCACGGCCTTGACCATGTCGCCCTTGTTGTACTCTTCGATGACCTGCTCGCCCGGACGGTTCCAGTCGAGATCCGACAGGTGAACCATGCCGTCGACGTCGCCTTCGAGGCCAATGAACAGACCAAATTCAGTCTTGTTCTTGACTTCGCCTTCGACTTCAGTGCCGGCCGGATGGCTGAAGGCAAATGCCTGCCATGGGTTCTCGAGGGTCTGCTTGAGACCGAGCGAGATACGGCGCTTCGACGGATCGACTTCGAGAACGACGACATCGACGTCCTGCGTGGTCGAAAGGATCTTGCCGGGATGAACGTTCTTCTTCGTCCAGGACATTTCCGAGATGTGAATCAGGCCTTCGATGCCCGGCTCCAACTCGACGAATGCACCGTAGTCGGTGATGTTCGTGACGGTACCGGAGATCTTCTTGCCAACCGGGTACTTGGCAGCGATGCCATCCCACGGATCCGACTCGAGCTGCTTCATGCCGAGCGAGATGCGGTGGGTTTCCTGGTTGATACGGATGATCTGAACCTTGACCGACTGGCCAATGGACAGGATTTCCGAAGGATGGTTGACGCGGCGCCATGCCATGTCGGTGACGTGCAGCAGGCCGTCGATGCCGCCGAGGTCAACGAACGCACCGTAATCGGTGATGTTCTTGACGACGCCGTCAACAACCTGGCCTTCTTCGAGGTTCTGAACGATTTCAGAACGCTGCTCGGCGCGGGACTCTTCGAGAACCGTACGACGCGAGACAACGATGTTGCCGCGACGCTTGTCCATCTTGAGGATTTCGAAGGGCTGCGGGTTGTGCATCAGCGGGGTGACGTCGCGGATCGGACGGATGTCCACCTGCGAACGCGGAAGGAAGGCAACGGCGCCGTCGAGGTCAACCGTGAAGCCGCCCTTGACCTGGTTGAAGATGACGCCTTCAACGCGCTCGCCAGCTTCGAACTTGGCTTCGAGCTTGATCCAGCTTTCTTCGCGACGAGCCTTTTCGCGCGACAGAACAGCTTCGCCGAGAGCGTTTTCGATGCGCTCGACGTAAACTTCAACTTCGTCGCCGACCTTCAGCGTGCCGTCCTTGGCGCGTGCACCGAATTCCTTCAGTGCGATACGGCCTTCGACCTTCAGGCCGACGTCAACGATCGCAACGTCCTTCTCGATTGCGGTCACGATGCCCTTGGTTACATAGCCTTCGGCCAGATCGGTCTTGGCAAAGGACTCTTCGAGGAGGGCTGCGAAGTCCTCCCGCGATGGGGTAGAAACAGACATGAATTCTCCTAATCGCATCCGCTATAGGATGCGCGATGCGCCGGGGGGTTCGAGTTGCACTTACCAATATCCTTGCCCGCCCTTCATCTTGAGGGCTGTCCGGCGCGGGGACAGGGAATATTGGCAGATCCAAACGGCAACCGGGTAATGACCGGCTCCTTAATCGCTCAAATCTTTTTCAACACGGCATCGATGATGGATTTAGCCGATTGAAACGCCGCCTCTATACTCATTTCAGACGTGTCTAGCAAGTGCGCGTCTGCCGCTGGTTTCAAAGGGCTGTCGGCTCGCCCCATATCGCGCTCGTCGCGCCGCTTCACATCGTCGAAGATCTGGTCGAAATCCGCGGCCTGCCCCTTGGCCCGGATCTCGTCGAAGCGGCGCCTCGCGCGCACTTCAGCATTGGCGGTGACGAAGAGCTTGACCGGCGCCTCGGGACAGACCACGGTCCCGATATCGCGCCCGTCCAGCACGGTGCCCGGTTTCTTCTGGGCGAAACGTCGTTGTGCCTCCACAAGTGCGCGCCGGACAGCAGGCATTGTGGCAATCTGCGATGCAGCCTCGCCAATTTCATGAGCGGAAAGCACATCTCGGTTGAGACCGGCCAGCTCCACGCGCCGTGCCATGTCTTCGGCGACAGCCTCGCTATCAAGCGGCAGTCCCGCGTCGAGCAGCGCCTTTGCCGTTGCACGATAGGTCAGTCCGGTATCCAGGTGATGGAATCCGTAGGTCTCGGCAATCTTCCTCGAAAGCGTGCCTTTTCCGGCTGCAGCTGGGCCGTCGATGGCAATGATCATTCTGTTTTCTCGTCTGTGTCCGGCACTCGGCTCCCCCTATAACAGTTTGTCTTTGACAGAAAAGAGAGCAGCGAGTAAGGGGACCGACTGAAAGTTGGGCCGGCCTTGCGCCGGAACCTTGGCATATGCCCTTTATCTTCACAGACTTCATGAGGCTTTGACAGTGGCGAAGGCAGAACTTGGAACAAAACGCACTTGCCCCGACACCGGCAAGAAATTCTACGATCTGAACAAGGATCCGATCGTCTCGCCCTACACGGGCAAATCCTGGCCACTCTCTTATTTTGAAGAGACCTCTGTTGCCGCCATTATGGAGAAGGCAGAAGAAGAGGATGTTGCAGAAGTCGATACCGAAAACCCGGAAATCGAACTGGTGTCGCTGGAAGACGCTGACGACAACGGCAGCGGTGACGATATCCCGGATATCGGCGATGATGACGTCGAGCTCGACGGCGATGACGATGACACCTTCCTGGAAGCCGATGAAGACGACGATGATGACGACATGTCCGGCATCATCGGCGTGACCGGCGACGACGACGAAGTCTGATTTTACAATGAATTGTGGCCCGGGGCTGAAAAGTTTCCCGGGCTTTCATTTTTGGCTTGCCATCTCCGGAAAGCAGAAGTAATAAGCCGCCACCCCACGCAAGCACTGCGGTTCGGGGTTCCCGGAACCGGCAATGCCGGACCCAATTGATGGGGCTATAGCTCAGCTGGGAGAGCGCTTGCATGGCATGCAAGAGGTCAGCGGTTCGATCCCGCTTAGCTCCACCAAATCTTCATCTCAGCAAAAAAGTTCGGGGTTTTTAAGTCGAGCGACCGCTTGATGCGGCTCGCCGTTCAATGACAAAGACGCCGTCGATTGCGCCGTGTTCGGATGTTATCAACCTCGCTCTAAACAAGTTCCATTAGGCATTGGCCGCAAACAACTGGCCGCGGTCGCCCTTTTCCTGGCGGTCGATCTGGAACCAGTCGGTAATCCGGTTGATAGCGATGTCGAGTTCGCCGTTGCGCAGTCTGATGCGCAGATGGTTGTCTGCCAATTCGACCGGCTCACCGACATAGATCCGGCTGTTGCCTGCATCGTCGATGGTATCGATGGCAAAACGCATGATTCCCCCCAAGTTCTTGCAGTATGAATTGTCACAATCGGCAGTGGATTTAAAAACGTGGCCTTGAGCGAAGCTTTCGTGATCGTCGGCGAGTGAGCCGACCGTTGTCGCCGATGAAGAGAGCGGATAAAGCGGACAAATGTTTGTTCTCTCGAAAATCTTCTGGATGGTCGCCCAGCCGCTGTCGCTGGTGTTCTTCCTTGGGCTTCTGGCGCTGCTGCTGCTCGCCTGCCAGTGGCGTCGCATGGGAATTTCGGCGCTTTCGCTTTCGCTCTTCATTCTCTTTGCAACGCTTTATACCTCGGCAGGAACAGTGCTGCTCCAGGGGCTTGAATCGCGCTTTCCGCGACCTGGTTCCGACCCTGCGTCGGTCGCCTGCCTGATTGTTCTGGGCGGTGCGTTCGAGACTGAGGTAACGACAGCGAGGGGCGGCGTGGATCTCAATCAGGCCGCTGACCGCTTTGTCGAGGCACTGCGGCTGGCCTATGTATATCCGCAGGCGAAAATTCTCGTCTCGGGCGGCGATGGTTCGCTGAGTGGTCGCTTTGAGGGCGATGCGGTGATCTCGCAGCGCTTCTTCTCGGCTTTCGGTATACCGGACGAGCGTCTGATTGGCGAGGCAACCTCACGCAACACCCATGAAAACGCTCTGAACAGCCGAGAGCTGCTGCAAAGGGAAGGGCTACAGAACTGTCTTCTCGTGACCTCCGCATTTCATATGCCTCGGTCTGTTGGCCTCTTTCGCAAGGCAGAAATCAACACCATACCCTGGCCAACGGATTATCGTACGGCCGGCAATGTTACCCTGCGACTTGATTTCACGCAGCCAACCTTAAACGCCCAGCAGACCGCAACGGCAGTGCGCGAATGGATTGGGCTCTTTGCCTATTGGCTGACGGGCCGGATTGAAGAACTTTACCCAGCACCGTGAGCGACACACCGGCTATTTTCGGGAAATGGTCATGAAACGCGTACCGCGCACCCGGACCGTCATTTCGCAGGGCCGGCTGTCGGTGCGTTCGCAGTATCGCGGATGCATCTTCAAGACGAAGACCATGTTGCCGAAGCGCTGGATGAAGTCATAACCATACATCTGCGCAGTGGCGATCATGAAATAGCCGCCCTCCTTGACCTGCAGATAGAAGTTATAGGGACAACCGTCACCCGTACATCCAGGTCCTCGCACGCCGTCGCAGATGATCTCGCCGTGATTTGTGACAACATCCACCAGCTTGTCGTTGTTGACGTCGATGCGCGAAATGAAATCGGGCCCGTACTGAACCGATTGGCATTGATTTGAAAAATAGGATTTTTCGTAGATCTCGGGATCGTCGAGTAGCTCCTGCTGAGCAGACGCGGACGCCACAGCGCCCAGCATCAATCCCAGGGAAACGAAAAGCCCCAAGCCCGATTTCAAGAAAACCTCCCGATGACGCAATCAATGTTTCTGCTCGGGAACACTAGCACAACTGACTTGCGTCACTCTTAACGGCATGATTGATGATCTCACATTTTAGGGAGCCACGCGGAAATGTTACTGCTGACCTATCTCGATTATGCCGGTGTTGCCCTCTTCGCCGCCACGGGTGCATTGGCAGCCTCACGCAAGCAGCTCGACATGATCGGCTTTCTGTTCTTTGCAATTGTCACGGGGATCGGGGGTGGCACGCTGCGCGATATCGTGCTGGGCCAGGTGCCTGTCTTCTGGGTCCTTAATCCGGCTTATATTGTCGTGTGCTGTGTGATCGGCGTCATTGTCTTCTTTTCGGCCCATCTGGTCGAATCGCGTTACCGATTGCTGATCTGGCTTGATGCAGTCGGCCTGTCGGCCTACTGCGTGATGGGGGCCGCCAAGGGTCTGGCAGCCACGGGATCGCCAACGATTGCCGTTGTCACAGGTACGCTCACGGCCACGTTCGGCGGTGTCATGCGTGACTTGCTGGCCACTGAACCTTCCGTGTTGCTTCGACCGGAAGTCTACATTACCGCTGCCCTCGTCGGGGCTGCCATGTTCACGGCGGCCAGTGCGCTCGGTGCGCCCCTTTATGCTGCGTCGGTTATAGGTGCCGGTGTAGCCTTCGCCATTCGCGGCGGGGCGCTCCATTTCGGCTGGACTTTTCCGACATACCGCCACAAGCCGGGGCGACATCCCGACGACGTGATGTGAAAATCGCAGAAGAGAAGCTCAGCTGCGCTTCGGGCGCAGGCGGATAACCACATCGACATGTGCAATTTCCATGCCTTCTGGCGGCACAGGCAAATTGTCGATGACGATATTGTTCACCGGAATATCGAGCACTTCATTTTCGCCTTCGACGAAAAAGTGATGGTGGTCGGATACGTTTGTGTCGAAGTAGGTCTTTGCACTCTCGACAGCCAGAACACGAATAAGGCCGGCTTCGGTAAACTGGTGAAGGGTGTTGTAGACGGTTGCGAGGGACACCGGCACATTGGCCGCCTGAGCCTCTTCGTGCAGTTCCTCAACCGTCAGATGACGGTCACCCTTGGCGAACAGAAGCTCAGCAAGGGCAACGCGCTGACGCGTCGGACGAAGGCCCGACCGCCTGAGCTTCATCTCCGTGCTGAATTGGCTTTCAGCCGCCATATTGAGGACACTCCAATTCACAACAAGGTGCAATACACACCTTTTCCATCGGATATAGCTGTAAAACGCCGTCGGTTCAATAGTTTCAATGGGGACAAGGCTGCAACCACCAGAGCCAGCAGGCGTTTTTTGCTTGATTTGGTCTGGTCGAGGCAGTGCCATTCCTGTATGCGACAGGAGGTGGAGATAGATTGTGACAGGGCTGAACGCGGCCTTGTCAACCGGGCCGCAGGGGCGGGGCTTCAATTTGTCCCGTTCTTGCCTTATGGGTCCCGGCATGTGCAGCCCCGGGGGGAAGAAGTAGAAAAATGGATAAAAGACAGTCGAGCTACAATTACGAAGAAATTCTCTCCTGCGGTCGTGGCGAATTGTTCGGCCAGGGCAACGCCCAGCTTCCCCTGCCACCCATGCTGATGGTTCACCGGATAACCGATATCTCCGAAACGGGCGGCGCCTTCGACAAGGGCTATGTTCGCGCCGAATACGATGTGCGACCCGACGACTGGTATTTCCCCTGCCACTTTCAGGGAAACCCGATCATGCCCGGCTGCCTCGGCCTTGATGGTATGTGGCAGTTGACAGGCTTTTTCCTCGGCTGGCTCGGGGAACCGGGACGCGGCATGGCGCTTTCCACTGGTGAGGTCAAGTTCAAGGGTATGGTTCGCCCGGAGACAAAGCTCCTGGAATATGGGATCGACTTCAAGCGCGTGATGCGCGGTCGTCTCGTTCTCGGTACTGCCGACGGCTGGCTCAAGGCAGATGGCGAAGTCATTTACCAAGCAACCGACCTGCGCGTCGGTCTGTCAAAGGACAAGACGGCCTGAAAGGCCTCTGTTGATCTAAGGTAATCAGAAAAGGTCTGAGATATGAGACGGGTAGTTGTTACGGGTCTTGGGATTGTCTCCTCGATTGGTTCCGACGCAGCCGAGGTGACGGCATCGCTTCGGGATGCAAAGTCAGGGATCAGTGCATCACCTGATTTCGCTGAGCATGGTTTCAAGTGCCAGGTCTGGGGCAAGCCGAGTCTTGATCCGACTGACCTTGTTGATCGCCGCGCCATGCGCTTTCTCTCTCAGGGTGGCGCCTGGAATCACGTTGCCATGAAGCAGGCAATTGCGGATGCGGGTCTTGAAGAGGCCGACTATCAGCAGAATGAGCGCGTCGGCATCATCATGGGTTCGGGTGGTCCGTCAACGAAGCAGATCGTGGAAGCTGCTGACATCGTCCGTCAGAACAACAGCCCGAAGCGCATCGGCCCCTTTGCCGTTCCGAAGGCGATGTCCTCGACGGCCTCTGCAACGCTGGCCACCTGGTTCAAGCTGCACGGCGTCAACTACTCGATCTCTTCAGCCTGCTCGACCTCGGCGCATTGCATCGGCAATGCCTATGAGATGATCCAGTGGGGCAAGCAGGACATGGTCTTTGCCGGCGGTCACGAGGATCTCGACTGGTCCATGTCGAGCCTCTTCGATGCCATGGGTGCCATGTCCTCGAAGTACAACGACACGCCCTCGACCGCGTCGCGCGCCTATGACGTCTCGCGTGACGGCTTCGTCATCGCCGGTGGGGCAGGCGTTCTGGTTCTTGAAGAGCTTGAGCGTGCCAAGGCTCGTGGTGCGAAGATCTATGCTGAAATCGTCGGTTATGGCGCAACCTCCGACGGCTACGACATGGTCGCTCCTTCGGGCGAAGGCGCCATCCGCTGCATGCGTCAGGCGCTCTCCACGGTCAAGGGCGACGTCGATTACATCAATACCCATGGCACCTCGACGCCGGTCGGCGATAGCAAGGAAATCGGCGCGATCCGTGAAGTCTTCGGCGACAAGATCCCGCATATCCAGTCGACCAAGTCGCTGACCGGTCACTCACTCGGTGCTGCGGGCGTGCAGGAATCGATCTATGGCCTGTTGATGATGCAGGCCGGTTTTATCGGCGAAAGCGCCCACATAACCGAGCTTGATCCAGAATTCGATGGCGTGCCGATTGTCCGCAAGCGCATCGACAATGCCAAAATCGATACTGTCCTTTCCAATTCCTTCGGTTTTGGTGGAACCAACGCAACGCTGGTCTTCCAGCGCCACAACGGATGACATCCATGCTCGGATCCATGCAGGGTAAGCGCGGCCTCATTATGGGGGTCGCCAACAACCACTCGATTGCCTGGGGCATTGCCCAGGTGCTGGCGGAAGCAGGTGCGGAACTCGCCTTTACCTATCAGGGAGAGGCACTCGGCAAACGGGTGAAGCCGCTCGCAGCCGAGCTCGGTTCGGATTTTGTCATTCCTTGCGATGTTGAGGATCTGGTGTCTGTCGACGCTCTTTTCGATGCTCTGCGTGAGCGTTGGGGCAAGATTGACTTCATTGTCCATGCGATCGGTTTTTCCGACAAGAACGAATTGAAGGGCCTTTACGCCGACACCTCGCGAGAGAATTTCTCACGAACCATGGTCATTTCCTGTTTCTCCCTGACAGAGATCACCAAGCGCGCAGCCGAACTGATGACCGATGGCGGCAGTGTACTGACATTGACTTACGGCGGTTCGACACGCGTCATCCCGAATTACAATGTCATGGGCGTTGCCAAGGCCGCATTGGAAGCTTCTGTGCGTTATCTCGCCTGTGATTATGGTCCCCGCGGCATTCGGGTGAACGCCATTTCGGCCGGACCCGTGCGCACTCTGGCCGGAGCCGGAATTTCGGACGCGCGTGCGATTTTCAGCTGGAACCAGAAGAACGCACCTCTGCGTCGAACTCCGACGATCGAAGATATTGGTGGCTCCGCCCTGTACCTGCTATCAGGCCTTTCCAACGGCGTGACTGGAGAAATCCACTATGTCGACGGTGGGTTCAATGTGATATCGGTTCCGACGCTCGATGTTCTGCGGGGCGCTGACAACCAGGGTTGACCGACAGAAGAAAAACCTGGCGCGAGAATTTCTTCGCACCAGGTCCACGGTCGTGAGAATGCGCCACTTGCCTTTGGCAGGTTAATCCGACTTATCCTCAAGCATGGGCTTAATGTGGCCCAGCAAAATGGCGAGACTGACGGCGTGCATCAGATTGTGCGCGCCAAGATTTTCAAGGGACGACGCCAGCGTCTCTTTCAGGTCTTCTGCGGATACGCCAAGTTCAACGCAGATTTGCTTGTTCCGTTTGCCTTCGGCGACAAGCGTGAGCGCCTCTTTCTGAAGTCGCGACAGACCTCGGATAGGGGCTGAGGGGCTGGAGACCAGCTTTGGTTTGAGTGTCATTATTGTTTACCGGCAGAGTTGGTACGGGGTCCGCAGCGTGCTCATCGGCGGACGGGGTTGCTTTACAATAAATCGTATTTTAGGCAATTCTCATTTGACGCCAGTCTCTACACCCCTGGAACGTCGAGGCGGATGAAAGGCGTTCAAAGCGCCTTGCCATAAGGAACTGCCGACGGCGCAACATTCTTCAGGCGCTCTTGCGATCCCGAAGCCCGCTGGGTGTCAGACCGTACCAGCGGCTGACCGATCTCGTAAACGCGCTCGGTGCGGAATAGCCAAGCCGGTAGCAGATTTCGGAGATTGGAAGATCACTGCCAGTGAGCAGATTGAAACTGACTTCCTTGCGAATACTGTCTCTGAGATCCGCAAGGTTGGTGCCCTGGTCTGCCAGGCGCCGCTGGAAGGTCCGCTCCGAAAGCCCGAAAAAAGGCGCCAGTTGTTCAAGCGAAACATCGGGTTCAGAGATATGCAAAAGCAGATAATGTCGGATCTGAGCCAGGAAATCCGCGTCGGCGGTGGCCGTTTCAGGCTTCAATGCCCGGCATTGCATGTCCATCAGATGATGCAGTCTGCCGTCAGCCCGGGGATTCTGGCGGTCAAGGAAGCTGTTGGGAAATTGGATCTGGTTCATGCGGTGGCCAAAGGTGAGCCGCCGCGTGAGAAGTTCTCGAAAGGGCTGCAAATTCCGAGGCTTGGGACGCTCGAGATGCAGCTCCAGCTGTTCGGCGACATTTCCGAACAGATCCCGGGCTCGTTGAAGAAGGACGGCCAGAGACAAGTCGACATACTGATCGCGCTTCACGATGATCGGCGCAAAAGTCCATGTCATCGTCGCACCGGTATCATCGAAGGTCAAATGGCTGTAACTGGTATTGGTCACATATTCCATGTGGGCGTCGATGAAGCGGACGAAGTCCAGGCCGGATGGGGCACTCATGAGACCGTAGCCAAAGGGTCCTGTCGATCCCGCCTGGAAGCGGCGACCGCAGGTCACACCGAAGGCCTCGTCATCCGAGAGTAGCGCGCATGCCTCCAGCAGGCGGCAGAGACGGTCAAGGCTGATCCGTGCTGTCAGATCCTGGAAACTGGCGGGATCAATGTCCAACGCCTTGCAGATCGGCTCAAGATCGATGCCATAGCTGCCCGCATGTGCGACGACCGTCGAGGCAATCCCTGCGACGGTGGTCAGTTCATCTGCAAGGACTTTCCTGGGCATGAGCTGTGGCGCCGAAAGGTAAGTTTCTGGCGCCAGATGCTAATCGAGAAAATACGATATGTCGAGTATTCAACGGTTCTCGTGTCTTACTTCTTCCCCCAAAGCACCTTGTAACGGGCATTGCGACAGGTCTCGCCGTTCTGCCGGAAATGAGCTTGAAGAGTCGGCTCATACGACAGACCACGATTTGCCACCAGAATGAGTTCACCGCCCGAGCGCAATGCATCCGCTGCGGTCCTTATCATGGTCTCTCCGATGGAAGGCTCTGCCGCGCGCCCTTCATGAAAGGGCGGATTCATCACCACGAGATCGTATTTTTCCTTGGGTGGCTCCTCTCTCAGGTCCTGCCAGAAGAAGCGGGCATGGAGATCTGGGGAAAGACGGGCGAGGTTGCTGCGCGCGCATTCCAGTGCATCGTGATTGGCTTCGAACAGATCGATGCGATGGAGCCCCGGTGCCCGTTCAGCCAGCATGACTGAGAGATAGCCCCAGCCAGCACCAAAATCGGCGGCATTCCCATCGAAGTCGCTCGGCAGCCGTCCGGCCAGAAGTTCCGAACCTGGATCGACATGCATGTGGGAGAACATGCCGGCTTTTGTTTCAAAGCGACCGTCGACCAGCATTGTCTGGGAAGCAAGTGCGGATCGGGCAGCAGACCCATCGTCAGGGGCACTGAACCAAACGACGACCCCGTGATACTTGGGCAGCGAGGCAGGCTGAAGGCCCAAACGATCCAGTTGCTTGCGTAGGGGCAGGATCCCCTCGTCCTTGGCGCCGGCGATCACGATCTGGCCGCCCCTGCGCACTCGGGCAAGCGCTTCCGCGACGCGGTTCTCATTCTGCCCTTTGTGCTTGTCGCAAAGGATCAGGGCGCCGTCATAGCCGTCGTCGCCGACCGACGGCTGCGGTTGCAGTCGGGCAGCTTCTAGACGCCTGTACTCTGGTCTGAAGCCCTGGACGAGCGTCAGTTCCCCCTTGAAGCCGTCCGGAAGCACAAATCCTGCCTCCGCTCCGAGAAAGAGAAAACGACTTCCCTCCGGTGGTAGCGGAATTGCACCTGTGGCGAAGGGATGAAAAATTGTCTTGAGCGTTTCGCGGCTCATCATCGAGGCCTCTTCGAAACAGTGCAGGCTCCATCATAAGGGAACTGCATCTGCGGCTGCATGGGACAAGTATGAACAAAAAAGGCGCGGAAACACTGCCGCGCCTTTAAACCCGGGGAAGGGCCGCTTACTCAGCGGCAGCTTCGCCTTCTTCTTTCTTCTTCTCGGCCACGATTTCCTGGCCCGTCGTCTGGTCGACGGCTTTCATCGACAGGCGAACCTTGCCGCGCTCGTCGAAGCCCATGAGCTTGACCCAGACCTTGTCGCCTTCCTTGACGACATCGGTCGTCTTGGCAACGCGCTCGGA from Peteryoungia desertarenae encodes the following:
- the fabI gene encoding enoyl-ACP reductase FabI — protein: MLGSMQGKRGLIMGVANNHSIAWGIAQVLAEAGAELAFTYQGEALGKRVKPLAAELGSDFVIPCDVEDLVSVDALFDALRERWGKIDFIVHAIGFSDKNELKGLYADTSRENFSRTMVISCFSLTEITKRAAELMTDGGSVLTLTYGGSTRVIPNYNVMGVAKAALEASVRYLACDYGPRGIRVNAISAGPVRTLAGAGISDARAIFSWNQKNAPLRRTPTIEDIGGSALYLLSGLSNGVTGEIHYVDGGFNVISVPTLDVLRGADNQG
- a CDS encoding LuxR C-terminal-related transcriptional regulator — encoded protein: MTLKPKLVSSPSAPIRGLSRLQKEALTLVAEGKRNKQICVELGVSAEDLKETLASSLENLGAHNLMHAVSLAILLGHIKPMLEDKSD
- a CDS encoding class I SAM-dependent methyltransferase, whose product is MSRETLKTIFHPFATGAIPLPPEGSRFLFLGAEAGFVLPDGFKGELTLVQGFRPEYRRLEAARLQPQPSVGDDGYDGALILCDKHKGQNENRVAEALARVRRGGQIVIAGAKDEGILPLRKQLDRLGLQPASLPKYHGVVVWFSAPDDGSAARSALASQTMLVDGRFETKAGMFSHMHVDPGSELLAGRLPSDFDGNAADFGAGWGYLSVMLAERAPGLHRIDLFEANHDALECARSNLARLSPDLHARFFWQDLREEPPKEKYDLVVMNPPFHEGRAAEPSIGETMIRTAADALRSGGELILVANRGLSYEPTLQAHFRQNGETCRNARYKVLWGKK
- a CDS encoding AraC family transcriptional regulator, translating into MPRKVLADELTTVAGIASTVVAHAGSYGIDLEPICKALDIDPASFQDLTARISLDRLCRLLEACALLSDDEAFGVTCGRRFQAGSTGPFGYGLMSAPSGLDFVRFIDAHMEYVTNTSYSHLTFDDTGATMTWTFAPIIVKRDQYVDLSLAVLLQRARDLFGNVAEQLELHLERPKPRNLQPFRELLTRRLTFGHRMNQIQFPNSFLDRQNPRADGRLHHLMDMQCRALKPETATADADFLAQIRHYLLLHISEPDVSLEQLAPFFGLSERTFQRRLADQGTNLADLRDSIRKEVSFNLLTGSDLPISEICYRLGYSAPSAFTRSVSRWYGLTPSGLRDRKSA
- the fabB gene encoding beta-ketoacyl-ACP synthase I, whose protein sequence is MRRVVVTGLGIVSSIGSDAAEVTASLRDAKSGISASPDFAEHGFKCQVWGKPSLDPTDLVDRRAMRFLSQGGAWNHVAMKQAIADAGLEEADYQQNERVGIIMGSGGPSTKQIVEAADIVRQNNSPKRIGPFAVPKAMSSTASATLATWFKLHGVNYSISSACSTSAHCIGNAYEMIQWGKQDMVFAGGHEDLDWSMSSLFDAMGAMSSKYNDTPSTASRAYDVSRDGFVIAGGAGVLVLEELERAKARGAKIYAEIVGYGATSDGYDMVAPSGEGAIRCMRQALSTVKGDVDYINTHGTSTPVGDSKEIGAIREVFGDKIPHIQSTKSLTGHSLGAAGVQESIYGLLMMQAGFIGESAHITELDPEFDGVPIVRKRIDNAKIDTVLSNSFGFGGTNATLVFQRHNG